The nucleotide sequence CATCACCGTGatgagatatatatatttttgttaatgttATGAGATGTTCGCTCTGTTTCCGATGTAGTAAAAATGTTTAGCGCAATGTACAATCGTATTCCCCAAAGCGCATATTGTGCTTATCGAAATGACTTAAATGCATTGCATTTTTCTCCGTTGCTTGCGCAGAATTTAAAAACGAACGCTGATTCATgttcatatttatattcatgTTCATGTAAGGATTAAATTGCACATACGGCGATGAACTTTGGTTCGGTTGACTGTTATTCGAATATGAGATTTGCGAAAGGTTACTCATATAGTTACGATTATTGTTGAGTGACCACTGATTGGTCGCGTGAGTAGCGGCAGCGGCTGCAGCGGCAGCTGCATTTTTTTGTGACTGCCAAAAATTATGCTCTATAAAGCGTTCTGGCTCTTTGAATCCTCCATATCCGTTGGCCATATTGTCGCGTGCCGTCACCGCTGTTGCTGGCGCTGTAGCAACCGTCGTCTGCTGCTGTAGACTTTGTTGATAGTTGTTATTGCCGCCTGTGCTACTACCAATTCCGCTGTTGCTGGCATCTATTGGATTATGAATTTGATTTGTTGGCATGCATGTTCTAACGTTATTCctgatgttattgttgttgttgctaccaCCTGCCGTTTTTGCATTGCAaccgttgttgctgttgttgttggtgttgttgtgatTGTGGTTGGTATTGGAGTTTTGTGCTTTGGTGGTAGCATAATGCACATTATTAGAGGTATTAAAGAACTCTGTAAGTTCACTTTCATAGTTGTTGGGTCCCTTGAGACCCCTTGAATGTCATTCACCTGTTGCGGTTACCGTCGTCCATTGCCAGGGACTGCTGTAACCCGTTTTTGCATTGCTGAAATTGTTacagaattgaatttttttataaaaatattgtccacgcaaaattaatggctaaattaagaaaagattccagctattaatttttcaattaggAAACACTCCAAAATTCTGACAATTCATATCTAATTCaagaaaagtaaatacaaaCGCCACTTGGACAGTTAAGctgcaacaaaaatttataggaacatatatgtaggtatgtatgcattaCCTGGTGGTATTTGCTTACCTTCCAAAAAGTGGGTGCCACAATGCCTGATTTGGCTCGACATTTATGTTGTCTGCCATTACGTTTCTGCTCGCAGTTTGGTTTTCAAGTGCCGCCGTTGTTGCTGCTACCAATGATGGCGATGAAGCCACAGCCGTTTCTGTATAGTTCATAGCCCGTTTTCTCTGTTTAGCTAGTTCATGTGAGGCATTCAAACCGGCATTCGTAGTCTTATTCAGTTTTACCGTTTTAAAAGGCACAACTTCCACTGTCGCCGGCACGTCAGAAACAGTTGTATCTTTACCGCCGTTAGTGGTAATTTGGCTATTGGTACTATTGGCAAGTTCATGTGTCGCATTGCGAATATGTTCTGTGCTAAAATTTACCAAAGGAACAGCCGGCGATGACGGCACACTTTCGGGTTCTAACAGATTTGAAAGTGACTTGCACGTTAAACGTGGCTTATTATCCATTTCCTGCTTCTGCATATAAGCGTATTTGTTATAGTTCACATTTTCAGTCATCGCATTATCACAACTTATAttcacattgttgttgttattgtgtctAAGCGACTTTTCGGTAGCATCAGCTATTATGCCGCTTATATCTGGTGTTGTATTTGTAGTTGTAGTAGAAGTGGTGGTATTTTTAGATTTCTTGTCTTCTACAACAAGCATATGCTCAACATTTGGTGTAACTTCATGAGCAGGACTCTTTCCGACGACGCCCCTCTGAATCGGCGCCTCTGTAGCTGTAGAAAGTGGATTGATATTCAGAAAGTTAGTCAACTGATGTTGCAGCATTTTCTGAAAGACCGTCGCCTCCATTGTAGGTTGGAATGCGCCGAGTGGCAGTGGAAAGTTGGGCATCGCATTGTTAACGGATGCCTCTGCACTTAGGTGTTTTAAAGCCGTCATCTGCTTCAGGTAATTCTTGTACATTTCATCCATATGTTGCAGCCCTAGATGGTGATTGTATAGTGGTGGCAGTAAACTCGCATACTTATTTTGCACTCCTAAAGGATTCTTTATGGTTTTTAGAAATTCCTGTGATAACTGACCAAAATATGGCAACCACAACATTTGATTTAGAACTGCTAACGTGGCTGCATTTATGTCGGATGCCAAATTGGTCTCAACATGTGAACACTTGGAAGGCGGGGGTGGTGGATTCAGTGGAAGTTCCTTAACTTTTACGCTTTTCGGCTCAATGAGTGGTTTATTTGTATTAGAACACGGCATAATATTAGGTTTCTTCACAGTTTCGGTTGGCAACTCGTGAACGGGGTCTGGTGCAGAACATTGCTGTTTATTCTTCTCCATGTCCATTTCGTTTTTCAGTATTGCCTCCAGTTGCGCCATTGAAATGACGAGTATGTTGGGATTTTGTATGATTTCCGGATAAGCGAATGCCTCTGGAAGTCTCAATTCAGGCCTGGTGGTAATTAATAATGGTATTTCACGTGCCGGTGAAGCTAATACTGCGCGCAGCCTATCCTTTGGAACAAGGATTGGATCCGGTACTTTCCATTGTGTATTTCTAATAAGTAGTTGAAGCTGTGTCAGCGGATCCGGATCCTTGTCTATCAATGTTGGAGTCTGGGCAGTCGTTTGAGAGGTTTCTTCAATGCTActgtttttgttaagttttacGTTACTACGTACACGCTTCTTAACCGGTTCTTCGCAACTGTTGTCATCTATAACAACTGTTTCAATGTAATTCGTAGACGTAGCATAATTGTTGCAGTCATTGCCAGCTAAATCACGCTGTTGCTTCCCCAGATTTATCGGCTCTGATTGCTGTTTCGGCCCTGTATTAGATATCGCATTATATGCGTTCAATTTAATAAACTGCTCCAATATTAGATTCTTGATTGCTTCTGATGTCGTTTCAATTGCGGGAAGTTCGCCTTGCTGTGGAGACTTGACAACATCCGAGCTCGAGGTCACTGCACATTGACTTCGTGACTCGGATGGTGGGCAAACCTCCTCGCGTTTCTTATAACTTAAGTCTTTGGGCACCTCGTCCAGGATAACATCATCACTAAGCTTGCCTTTAAGTGCAAGTGGTGATGACAATGCCGTCACCTCGGTGCTCTCAGTTTTTTTGCCATCGTCACTTAAACTCACCTCCTCAACACTGGGCTctttttcatatgtgtccataAAACTATTTGATTGAAAGAGTTCCCCGTTTAGACCTTCGATTTCACCAGCTTCGTTGAAGGATAAACATTTGGGCGAATCTCGCACTGCCTCGTCGATTATATGCTGTGGTATTACATCTATCAAATCCTTTTGCGGCACATCCTCAACTTGTGAAGTGCTAAATGTTGTTGGAGCTACAGCCTCTTTGAGTGTTTCAGTCTCTTGGATCAAATTGTTTTCACAGCTGCGCTTAACTATTGAATCGATTATGTCAGCATCACTGTTCGCATTTTCGCTGCAATGTTGCATTAAATCAGCATCATCCAGCAGATCCTTGAGATTTTTGGTGTCGGCATCGAGATTTGTGACGAAGTGGGCATGCACTGTTTGCAACTTACCCCCCGCGCCCTCGTTATGTTCGTCTTCATCGCAATCCGCCAAATCTACCAATATATCTTTGGGCAAAAAATTCGCATTAAAAGTACTAACGTCACAATCTGCAGCTACAACGGCAGTTGTCTCCCCTTCGTTACTTTCACAAGTAATGGTGGGCAGGAAAAGACCTGTTTTTGGACAAAGCTGTAAATGCGGTGTATGATGTTGATATGTTTCAGTTTCTGATTCCCTTTCATATATTACAGCTTGAACTTCTTCATCTGATAGGGCAACAGTTTCTGTTGTTCCTTCAATTGATTGTTCCTTTGTATCACTATGTATATCTGTCATTCCATCAGCGTTGTTAATAACTGCGTCATGTTCTATTATACCGTTGCCATTGACACATATTTCATTGAAGTTTTGTATTGTCTCAAAATTTGATTGAATCGTATGTTCAACGGGCTCTATGCTTTCTCCTATTTGGCTAACTTTATGTAACTCCAGACTATTCTCTGTAGTAGTTTCTGTAGCTGATTCCTGATGCACTTCTGTTTTTGGAATATTCAATTTACCAGATTTTCGACCCCTCTTGCCTTCTTTCTTACTTTTGGTTTTCTTATTCTTATGTTTCACCTTCGGACTGTTCGCAATTTTTTCGGCTTCGTTATTAACCAAGGTTTCAGTTATTGCAATTTTAGTATTAATCGGCACAATTTCTTCAGTATGTTCCGAGATAaagctttgcttttcattgACTTCTGGTAAAATTTCCCTACCCATATTTGCGCAGAAATTTTCATTGCATTTctgtaataaattattttcgtaaatttcgCGTTTGACTTTTAAAAGTGGTGTTTGTAAGATTTTGACAATCTTCGAGGTGGTTGGGTCGGTACGTGGTATGGCCCGCCAACCATTAGAAGTCTTTGTTATACGTATACGGTTCCTTTTATCGTAATCCTCACAGCGCACTTCAACAATGCGTGTGTCATCTTGTTTAACCCAGAGAAATATCGGATTGACACGTGCTACAGGATCATCTCCTTTAGTTTCGTTAGCGGAAGGTGGTGGGTTCTCAACCACTACTATAGGTTTGCTATCAATACGGCTTGTCACCTTTGGTGTATGCTTTTTCtcttttgttgctattgttggaGTTGTTTCGGCTGCTATAGTTGTGCACTCATCGGCGAGGTAACATTTTGGTTCGTTTTTGATGTCACGTAATAATCCTTTTGTTGAACGGCTGGGATCCTCAACCATCAAATGGCCGAATTTCGGTTTTTGCACTGTTTTCTTTCTGTTAGCACCTCCTCGTACCCGCCGGCAAGGTTGCTCTTCAAATACTAAAAAGATATCGCGCGCCACTCTTCTTCGCTCGGATTTTCTATGGAAAACATTGTGTTCACCTAGACTCTCCACTTCCGTCTTGATGGCATTCTTTCGTGCTTTCGGTGCTACGTTGACGTTGGAGCCATTGGTGTCCTTCGCGTGTGCGTTGTTTACCCTCGGCATTTTTTAGGGCACCAGCAAATTCGCTAACACCAACTAAAGGCGATTTTCATCTTCCGATTACGAACAAAAGTTTCCATAAATTCCGACAGTAGATGATGTGGACCAAATCAAGTTTCTGTATTCGTGTTGCCTTTATCGGTATTCCACTGTTTCCACCACTTTCAACTTTTACAATATGGAATTTCATTTGTTCCTTAATTTCTTGTATATGCAATTAACATACTGTAGAATACATTGCCAATAAAAACATATTctgatatttaaatatatttgcaaatgttCAACTTTTTACATTTTCGCTTGTTTTTACACTTTCGTTTTAAAATCGatggaaaattttgtatatatcaTAGTCACACCTGCAGGGTTAACACTTTGTGGAAATATAAGGGAAAAACGGAGTAGAAAATGCACTTTTTAGAACTCAGTGTTGTCAAAAACTGATCTACTCTAATCAAAGATTTCCCAATTgtctcaaaaaattatattactctAATCAAAGATTTCCCAATTGGATTCCAATTACGAGtggaaaaataatttacattatTTCAAGAAAATCTGCTTATCAGTTATTTTCGGTtgtctatttatttgtttatttatgctcATTTTAAAATAAGGTACAGGcatttaaaattaagtaaatatgtacaaagTAAATTAAGTTCAGCTATAGAGTCGGATAAGTTTAGGTCAAGGAATTTATTGATAGCAGCATCAGTAGAATAAGTTTTGGTTAAAGCCAACTTGAAATATCTCAAACCGACTTATGTAGGTTTCTACTCTGAATATTGAATTACAACCTCTCAAGCATAGAAGGAAAGTAAATTCTGTCGGTGGCCAAGACATATATAAAGGTGTGCCCTATTATTTAATGTCTGTAGACTAATCAAGCTATGACGGAATTTAGGAGCATATACAAGCTTATTGAGGGTCGCCTCTGAACAGcatatggttttttatgaggaggtttgcCAATTGCTATGGCAAATTGATTTCATATGTATAAATTACATATGCGTTGCTTATGTTATTGAATAATCTAGTGTACCACTTTTTTTGAGCCATATTGTCCCGTCAAATAGCTTAATTCTTTTTCATCTAGCGAAAAAATGCTATAGCAGCATaatcattccccatacatgcagGGAAATTGCTGAACTGAAAGTCcctgaccggatataaatccgggtcgttccggtaacgtagaaccgacagtCGTGGGAACGAAAGACCGCTTGCACTGGTGTCATAAGTCAAAATATTTGGTCTGTTTATATAATTTGGGAATGAGTAACAAAAGTAAATGAATAACTCCGAAGAATCTTTGgtaaacatgtttttttagttctgaataaaatgtttcgtaaatatatatttctatatatcCCACCGGTTTCACATTGACCGAGCATTCTGGACATATACTCACCCAACATCATCAACAATAATTGGACTAAAgtacgaaaaaatttatttataatttttattgtggaGCTTCATTGTTACCACTTTAAATACATCATAGTCCTGACATGAGCTTAATCCAAGAGCGTGTAACAGGATAAGATAAACGTGTATAAATGCCTGGATAATGAGGATCTGCACAACCGACTCCCCAGCTCACGACTCCAATTAGCTCATTGCTACTTATTATTGGCCCACCGCTATCGCCCTGACATGCATCCGTGTTTCGTGCAGCAGCACAGAAcattctaaaaaatattcacatgTATATATACcggaaaagtttttaaatatatgaaacCTACGCTTCGGTAACAGCGCCTTGTGCTTTCATCGATTCAATACACTTTTGTTGATTCACAATTCTAACGGTCGTATACTTCAAGAGTATTGATAAAACGTGGTCTGACGAGCTCATATGTCCCCAGCCACTCACGATTGCTTCCATATTATCAGTGATAGCTGTATCTTCTAAGGGTATTTTAATTGGACGCACAAACTCTCCTCGTAATCTATTTTTCTGTGTTCGAAGCAGCGCAACATCAAAATTCATCGTTTCACTAATATATAAGGGATGTTTATATATCTTATACACCGAAACAACTTCACCTCCTCGTCCACGATTTGAACTACCGATGCGCAAAGAAAATACTCTTGgctgtttttcaaaagtttcaatACAATGAGCTGCAGTAATTACCCATTGAGCATCTATTACCGATCCACCACAAACATGAACTGAATATCGTCGTAATGAAACCTAGATTCCAAGgatgtttttaatacaaattttaaatacttttcctATTTCTTACTTGATATGGGAAATCTTGAATATGTCCTTCTCTACCATTGACAATACGTCTTAGTGCATCTGAATGTGTAAATATGGCGCCTATTAAAACCAGAATCGACAACATTTCCTCTAATGTAACAAGCTTCTCACTTTAGAGAACTCTTTTAAAGTATAGTAATGTATTCAATGGAAATAGCTCGCACATTGAAATCAAAGTTATCAATGATTGCATGTTCTTTAGATTGTTTTGTGAGAattgataataataattataaagataTGATTCATCATTTTCATAATGAAGACATCTCCGGGTCTGATAAGACAAGAAGAAAATCTGCAGAGAAAGAAAATATTCGCTTTTAAACTATTCATTTGTTCAAATTTACGGGTTAACATTATTTCTTGTGTTTTGCatcaaatttaagttttttcatataattaaagatgcgaaatttgagaattagtataatttaagcaaatttaatgttatgtatggaaaataaaaacaaaatttcatcaagcaATTATATGTCCATAATCAAAAGGAATCCAtgcaaagttatagccttttaaATTTACTTGCAAATTAGTAGTTTAAACGGACAATTTCAATCagtatgtaaacaaacaaacaaaacaatgtCAAAAGCATAGATCTATGGTTAAAAGAAACAGATCACATTGACTTTCCCACCACCACATCGCGAAGAAAAAACTAATCAGCTGttccatttcatattttatatgacATATTTTTCTACTTCATAACAAGAAACACTTTTTCGTAATCGctaatattacaattttatacATTCTTActagaagctgcaatcaaagATCATATAAAGAAGTCTAAGAGCTTATCGCAACACACAAAAACCATTTGgttaaaaagggaaataattgatttttccttatatatataagtatatattagtttgggggggAAAAAgccattattttctcgatagATGGCTGAGTGGTCGATATTTCGTAAAGTATggttcaaacaatttaaagtttatgctcgttatcAAGGTGGCATTTctacaaagagaaaatttgcaCCATTTTACggtttttatttgataaagtaCTGTAGTAGCTAatactttaataataatatgataCTTTAATAGCTAATTACGTGTAGTTTTGATTTCGTCGATTCCTTTCAGGTATTTTTGGTGTTAAAGAAATTTTCGATAAAGTCACAGAATAATCGAAGTTTACCGGCATtctagtagtcgtagcatcgcccaggagctaaagatcgaccataaagcaGTTTAAACCATTAGTgtgaaaattttacgcaaaaataatgaactttttttaccccaaactaaaattataattttaaattgttggataaattccaataaaaatgtatgtctaGAAGATCCGTATGTTTATTTGCGAATGTACAAAGGTTAAGATTAGCATTTGTTTACGTGCTTTTGTCCCCTCTTGCTCACGATAGAATTGCGCAATTTTTTATGCTGCCATTCTTTCTTCTTTCTGTTTACCATTTGATATGTCACTCTGTGACGTTTTCTCTCTTCCTATTTCAAGCAGAGAGCTCTGATTTTTTTCTAGTAAATTAattggttaaaattttttataatgtgATAAAAAGTCTTTGGcagaaatttttgcaaatttttttacggGCTTAAAGATGCCACCGAGCAAACTAGACAGCATTTACCGGCGTTTGCTGATTACGCGGTTTTTTGAAAAAGGTTGGGGGACACCAGAAAATTTACAGCGGTAAGATGTGCATCTTTATGTAAGAAGAACCATAAATACATTTACTTCTGGTATAAGTAGTGTATATACACATGTTATGTATGTGATACAACTCAAACATTCAAATTGGAGAAGTCAAAACAATTAGCAGATATTCATAGTTATTCGGGCGCAGAAGGTTATCTATGGCAGAATCTTATGTTTGACTTCCGTACATAAGTAGATCATTTTCTTTAACCTAATGCCCGCTCTCCgaaaataagttttattgaaaattgaatgaattCCATCAAATATGCGTATTCTAGATTTTATTTGGTAACCTTTTTAACGGCAATACCGTCAAAAGCATTCGCAAATAAAAACAAGGGACAGGAAAgagttttacatatatttaaatatattttatatataactaATGCATCAAAGATTTGTAttggtttttaatttctcaTTTATAATTTTAGGTTATTCGAGTTCCGTAAAATTATATCTCGGCGAGAGTCATGCTATAAATTAATACCTCAAGATTATCCGatagaaattgttaaaaatgaaaaatattcagaTTGTTCCATTTTGGAGGGAAAATTTATGACGCCTTTTGAACTACATTTACCTGGTGTAGTACCAAAAGCCGCTCAGGAAGCTCATTTCCAAGTGATATTGCCAAAAAAATGGAACGATGAACGATTCAAACCAATATGTATCCACTTAGCTGGAACTGGAGATCACGTATGTATCTTATTAGGGActaataaaacaattatttttagtaaAGTTAATTACCATTTTCCGTACACTACTTGAGAATGGTTAATGCTGTCCTTAGTAACTACTGTACTGGAAACTATATATACCCGTAGATGAAATGGGAATGATTTAGTAAATGAATAAATCCATAGGATTTACTTCGTTTCGTCCATGTGATAAGAAATGTCATTAAGTAAAGCTGCAGTATTTTTCTGTTTGGAATATCTGGCTAGTCTGAATGACCCGAAATATTCATGTGTgagaaatgtgaaataaataaaatttgcaaaaaaaaactgacTAGTCTCAAAACAGTTTATAAAGTTTTAGATTAatctttatgtatgtatgtacatatgtactaacCTATAATTATCAATAAACGTTGACATTACAATCATgataaaacatatatttttttaaatactcacatattttgcttctatttttacagtttttttggcgaagaagaaattttattgcaaaacctTTGCTCAAAGAAGCGAACATTGGAGCTATAATATTAGAAAATCCATTTTATGGACTAAGGAAACCAGATCACCAAGTGTAATTAACATATACATAATTCGTTGTTAACGTATCAATTCGTTTTTGATCCTACTCTGAGTAGCAGTCGTAAATGTTAATTTCATAATTGCCAagttagaatatattttttttttacttatatgtgtgttatatgtatatacaatgaTATGTACCTACATGTATTGTATCTTTTTAGGCGCTCCAATTTACAAAATGTCTCTGACATATTTGTAATGGGTGGTTGCCTCATACTCGAATGTTTAGTTCTCCTACATTGGTGTGAAAGGAATGGACTGGGACCATTAGGCATAACTGGATTGTCGATGGGAGGGCATGTAATTTGATAGATTTTTAAACTAAGCTTTGATTTAAATTCTCACGCGGTTTGTTTCATTTTAGATGGCGTCTTTGGCAGCATCGAATTGGCCAAAACCTCTTGTGCTGGTACCATGTCTTTCATGGTCTACTGCTGCCCCCGTATTTACCACAGTatgtatattttctaaaataggaAGTAATGGCGGTTTGTTGGTTGGCAGTTCGGCAAATTGTTTTGCTGTGAGAAAcctttttgacttatttctgCTAGTTTGGTAATCGTCGTTCGCGCTAGCTAAATCTACGAATCGTTTCATTCACTGGCACAATATCGttgaaatatcaaatttttgacCATAAAAATAACTTAGTCCTTTTTaggttcatttgtttttttttttttcaaatgttgataatttaaacttaaatttcgCGATTGAGCATTAAATGCCAATTATctatttttctatcaatttttttttgccaactaCGGATCAAATTGCCAAGCTCACCACCGTAGTGCTTTCGttgtatttacaaaaacaaaataacgcaACCCCGCGAAGTAACAAACTGACAAGGTCGGTGTGAAGACCCCTATTAAAAACGTTCGGTCTTCTTTGAAAATCTAATAATCAGTCAAGACCGTGATGCCAATATTTTTTGTGGTGTGGGGCGCCGCTAAGGATAAATTTGATGTAGTGTGTAGTTTTCATTGGAAAAATaggaatatatataatttagttagAACAGttgatttgttaatttttctttcattttggtaGTTTGTGTGTCATAGTGATCTGTCTGATTGAAATTCTGACAAACTGATCAGCTCATTTTTAACCAGCAACTTGTATGAATTGTGTTTATGTtgaaacttacgaaaatatacGGCTATTGTAAAGCCAGCCGTggaaatcatttaaataaaGTCATGGTCCATGCTTAATTGCAAGGTTTACTCCTGCCATTAAAAAATACTCGCAGTTCGTCTTTAAGGGCAAGGTTTACTCATTCTAAAgaaaatttatcgaaaaattatgcgtatatatatattatattcattCAGTAATTAACTGGTTAAcggtatttatatttataaacttGATTATTTAACTTCCGTATTGCAATATTGTATAATCAtgaatatacattttattatttataacatttctttgttttcttttgcaaGGGTGTAATGAGTCAATCTATTAATTGGGATATGCTTGAAACTCAATACCATTCGG is from Anastrepha ludens isolate Willacy chromosome 4, idAnaLude1.1, whole genome shotgun sequence and encodes:
- the LOC128861942 gene encoding myb-like protein A, producing MKVNLQTQNSNTNHNHNNTNNNSNNGCNAKTAGGSNNNNNIRNNVRTCMPTNQIHNPIDASNSGIGSSTGGNNNYQQSLQQQTTVATAPATAVTARDNMANGYGGFKEPERFIEHNFWQSQKNAAAAAAAAATHATNQWSLNNNRNYMSNLSQISYSNNSQPNQSSSPYVQFNPYMNMNINMNMNQRSFLNSAQATEKNAMHLSHFDKHNMRFGEYDCTLR
- the LOC128860460 gene encoding uncharacterized protein LOC128860460, with product MPRVNNAHAKDTNGSNVNVAPKARKNAIKTEVESLGEHNVFHRKSERRRVARDIFLVFEEQPCRRVRGGANRKKTVQKPKFGHLMVEDPSRSTKGLLRDIKNEPKCYLADECTTIAAETTPTIATKEKKHTPKVTSRIDSKPIVVVENPPPSANETKGDDPVARVNPIFLWVKQDDTRIVEVRCEDYDKRNRIRITKTSNGWRAIPRTDPTTSKIVKILQTPLLKVKREIYENNLLQKCNENFCANMGREILPEVNEKQSFISEHTEEIVPINTKIAITETLVNNEAEKIANSPKVKHKNKKTKSKKEGKRGRKSGKLNIPKTEVHQESATETTTENSLELHKVSQIGESIEPVEHTIQSNFETIQNFNEICVNGNGIIEHDAVINNADGMTDIHSDTKEQSIEGTTETVALSDEEVQAVIYERESETETYQHHTPHLQLCPKTGLFLPTITCESNEGETTAVVAADCDVSTFNANFLPKDILVDLADCDEDEHNEGAGGKLQTVHAHFVTNLDADTKNLKDLLDDADLMQHCSENANSDADIIDSIVKRSCENNLIQETETLKEAVAPTTFSTSQVEDVPQKDLIDVIPQHIIDEAVRDSPKCLSFNEAGEIEGLNGELFQSNSFMDTYEKEPSVEEVSLSDDGKKTESTEVTALSSPLALKGKLSDDVILDEVPKDLSYKKREEVCPPSESRSQCAVTSSSDVVKSPQQGELPAIETTSEAIKNLILEQFIKLNAYNAISNTGPKQQSEPINLGKQQRDLAGNDCNNYATSTNYIETVVIDDNSCEEPVKKRVRSNVKLNKNSSIEETSQTTAQTPTLIDKDPDPLTQLQLLIRNTQWKVPDPILVPKDRLRAVLASPAREIPLLITTRPELRLPEAFAYPEIIQNPNILVISMAQLEAILKNEMDMEKNKQQCSAPDPVHELPTETVKKPNIMPCSNTNKPLIEPKSVKVKELPLNPPPPPSKCSHVETNLASDINAATLAVLNQMLWLPYFGQLSQEFLKTIKNPLGVQNKYASLLPPLYNHHLGLQHMDEMYKNYLKQMTALKHLSAEASVNNAMPNFPLPLGAFQPTMEATVFQKMLQHQLTNFLNINPLSTATEAPIQRGVVGKSPAHEVTPNVEHMLVVEDKKSKNTTTSTTTTNTTPDISGIIADATEKSLRHNNNNNVNISCDNAMTENVNYNKYAYMQKQEMDNKPRLTCKSLSNLLEPESVPSSPAVPLVNFSTEHIRNATHELANSTNSQITTNGGKDTTVSDVPATVEVVPFKTVKLNKTTNAGLNASHELAKQRKRAMNYTETAVASSPSLVAATTAALENQTASRNVMADNINVEPNQALWHPLFGSNAKTGYSSPWQWTTVTATGE
- the LOC128860465 gene encoding trypsin-4, whose protein sequence is MLSILVLIGAIFTHSDALRRIVNGREGHIQDFPYQVSLRRYSVHVCGGSVIDAQWVITAAHCIETFEKQPRVFSLRIGSSNRGRGGEVVSVYKIYKHPLYISETMNFDVALLRTQKNRLRGEFVRPIKIPLEDTAITDNMEAIVSGWGHMSSSDHVLSILLKYTTVRIVNQQKCIESMKAQGAVTEAMFCAAARNTDACQGDSGGPIISSNELIGVVSWGVGCADPHYPGIYTRLSYPVTRSWIKLMSGL